AGGTCCCCATCTCAGAGGAGGCCCAGATTCTGGAGTTCAAGGGCCCAGCCCCAGAGAACCCCACCCCAGAGGAGAGCCTGACTCTGGACAAGGCTCCCAGCCCACACAGCGTGACTTCTGGGGATGAGGCCCCTGCCCCAGACGTCCCACCTGAGGATGAAGCCCCTGGCCCAAAGATGGCCCTGCCTGGGGATGAGACCCCCACCCTAGAAAAGGTCTTGACCCCTGAGCAGGTGCTCTCTGCAGAGGCCTCCACTAGAGACAACACTCAGCTCCATCACTTCTCTCCGGAGCAAGCCCTGCTGAAGTTCAAGTCTCTCGTGGCCAatgaggctcaatcccaagaGGTCCATATGCCAGAGGAGCCTGACCTCTGCATGAGGACATACCCTGTGGATCAGAAGGACAGCTCCCCGTTCCAGTCTGAGTCCAAGCCAGGGTCCGTGCCTGCCCAGGAGGTACCTGGGCAGCATGAGGCTACCCAGAAGGAGGAGGCACCCCCCAAAGAGCAGGAGTCCCCCAAAGAGACAGCCCCTGTTCAAAAGAATCCTCATCCTATCAAGTCGACTCCAGACCCCCAAGAGACTCCCAGCCTACTTTCTCCGGTCCCACAAAATCTCACGGACAGCAAAAGTGACAGAGGCGATATAATGAGGCTACAGGACGAGGTGGAGTCTTTAAAAAGGTCGCTGGAGCGGATGTGGGTGCAGCTGGAGTaagtgggaagggggagggcggggagggcagggagggaggcgggggctCTAAGCCTGCCCAGCCCACCCCTTACCCTTGGTCTCTGTCCGCAGGAGGAAGCTGACGGACATCTGGGAGGAGCTGAAGAGCGAGAAGGAGAAGCGCCTGTtgctggaggtgggtggggtgcggatcccagggggctgggggctggccctcccctgcccgccTCTCCTGACGCCCTCTCCCGACTAGGTGCAGATGAAGCAGGGGACCCAGGAGTCCCGGACCCGGGGCTCCATCCACGTGCAGACGCAGACGCACTGAGGGTGGGCCCGGGAGGGGGACTACGGCGGGACCTGGGGGGAAGTCAGGCCCCGGCCACCCACGTCCTCCCACACGACTTTGAGAAACACAAGAAAGTAAACTGCGGTGTAAGCGCTCCCCTTGCCTGCCTGGTCcgtgcgggggcggggcctgcgtgGCGGGGGCGGGACCGGCCCCGCGCTCCCGGCCCTCCGCATTCCTGGCGGTCTCTCCCGGGCACATCTGGCCAACATGTGGCTCCCATTACCGTTCCCAAGGCCTGCGCGCGGCTATTTTTATCCACCGgatggcgggggtgggtggggggcgtCTCCTTCGGACGTCTGCCGGGTGCTGGAGAGACGGCCGGCCGGAGGGGCCCAGGCGGGGTGGGACTCTGCCTGTGGGCCCGGATTCCGGAATCCAGCTGTGCgccagaggaggggctgggcggGCCTGCTTTCGAGCCCTGACCCCTCCCAGTTGGCCCCACAGTCTGCTCAGAAGGACTCACTGGAACGCACCTCTGCTCAGACACGAAGTCCATAGCCCAGCTCAGGCACACACGGTTAACATTGGGGCGAATAGTGCCTTGGTGTCGGGGTCCCGGGGCCtgatgtgtgcgtgcgtgcgtgtttgtgtgtgagtgATTGCCATGATGCATGATCACAGAGCATTTGTAGGGATGGGGGCAAAGTGTGCCCACGCCTTCGGCGGGAAGGAATGCATCCGTGAGGAAGGAATGCCAGTGATAACTTGTTCTTTGTGCGTGAGGCTGTGAGGTGGTGGAGTGTGTGTTTTTGCAGAGTCTGTGAACTGAATGCAAGCATGTGTGCTGAGGTGTTGGGTGGGTAGATGGAGGTGGTCAGCCTGGTGAAAGAGTCGAGGAGGGTCCCAACCCTGGGGCCCCCTGCAGGGCAGGAGCCTGGGGGATCTTGGGGGCAGGAGTAACGGAGGGAGACTGACTCACTGAGAATGCAGTTTTCATTGGTCACTTCATCTCTTAACCGGTCCCCAGAGAGAGGCTGGGGATCCTGTGTCCTGTCGTCCCCCACGGGCTTTCTGGCAGGACTGGGGGTCCCGGAAGGTGGGGATCCATGCGCAACAGCACTGAGGaagctgtggggggtggggcctcCATAGCACCGCAGGCAGGGGCAGTTCCAACGTCCTGGGGCAGCTCTGAGTTCACGCCCCTGACCAGTACTCAGAGTGCCTCGCAGCGGGAGCGGGACGGGTCAGTAATAGTGCATACGACCCAGGGTGCCTGTGGCCGTGGAGCTGGGCCCCAGCGTGCCAGTACCCAGCAGGTCCGGCTGTCCGGTGCGCCAAATCTCCCTCAGGATCCGCTCGCGCTCCTCCAGGCGCTGCGCCCGTTCCAGCTCCTCCGCCGACGTGAAGACGTTGACGCTCAGGGGCCCGTCGGGTTCGGCGGACAGCTCTGGGCCTGGGAGCGTGTCGTCGGGGCCCAGCCTCGTCACCGTGTCCTCTTCGTCCTCATCGTCGTCCTCCGGCTCCAGGGTGCTGCTGCGGGGGTCCCGGCGCGGAGCAGGGGCCCGGGGCCGCGGGCGGGGCGCACAGGAGATGCTGATGACTAGTAGGCACAGCGTTAGCAGCAGGCCAAAGCAGACTCCCAGCACGAAGTAGAGGCCAAAGCTCTCGGGGTTAGCTGGGGGTCAGAGGGCAGAAGTCATGCAGGAGCCCTGACTCCCCATTCCATTTAGGGGAGCTCCCCCCGCTTCTAAGTTTGGGGGCCAAGGACAGTACTCCTTATTTGAGAGAGTAGGTAGCCGCCctcgggcggtgggggggggggcagggaggtggggagggaaggggtggagtGGGGcctcagaggggcagggaggggcccatGCCCCCCGGGGCCCGCCCTCACCGCGAATGTGTGCGTAGGCCGCCAGGCTGTTGCTGAGCAATTCCATGTCCCTTCGGGGGGCGTCCATGCTGCGCTCCGGGGGTGGAAGGGCAGCCCCCCGGCCAGCCTGCGAGGTCAGCAAGGTCAGATCCCAATCCCCAGCCTAGagctgcccctaccccgcttccTCCGGGCAGCTCCTCCCTGGAAGAGCAGCCCTAGGGCCCACCTTGGCGACAGCAGCTCCCTAACTTCGTTACAGACCTCGGCCCGGCCGGGGGGACCCTTTCCCAGGGCGCAGACTCCCCTCTAACTGGAGGGGTCAGGGGAGTGGGCCGCAGAAGACTCCGCCCCCTCGTCGGGTCTCCAAATGAGGCCCGGCTTCGACGTCCCGGCAGTGGGATGGAGGAGAGAGACGCGAGCGCCTTCCCCACTCCCAGGGCGGGCTCCCGGCAGGGGAAGCCGCCTCCCTCTCCCGTCCAGCCCGCCCCGCGGGGACCCACCGGCCCGGAGGCCCCGGCTCACTCACCGTCAGCGCCCCGCTTCCCCGCTGCCGGCCCCGGCGCGTCCGGCCGCCGCATACACCCTGGACCCGGCCGCTGCCGCCCCGTCCGGTCCCGGCCGCCCCGCCTGCCCCTCTCGGCTCCCAGGCCGCGGCAGCGCGGGCCGGACACGGGCCGATGGACCAGCCGGCGGAAAGTTTCCTCCGAGGAaagaggcggggcggggcggggcggggggaggcggggaggaaaAGGGccgggagaggaaggggagaggagcgAGCgactgggaggagggggagcgaGGCCCGCGGGGCCGCCGGCTCCCCCACAGGAAACCGCTGGGGAGGCCGGTGGCAGCGTCCCGCCCCCAAGCTaccaataacaacaataatagtaggaTGAAGTTCTGCCTGGGTGCCAGGCAGTGCGTGAGTGCCCTTTACGATATTCTAACAATCCTAGAACGTGAGTACCATTGTCGCCACTTggcagatgagtaaactgagtcACGGAGTGGTTGCATAATTTTACCAAAcggtcaggatttgaatccactGCTCTCTGCCTCTAGAGCCCCGGGCTCTTAACCCCTCCTCTACACCTTGCTCTTCCTCCCAGGAGGCCCCCTCACCCAGGGAAGATTGCTCCTTTTCTCCAGTCCTCCCCCAGATTTTCAACTTACAACGGAGGGGGCTCTAAtgccctcctcccagggcccagGCTGGGTGAGTGTGTCCAGCTGGCAGAGATCTTGTCACACAGGGTTAATGAATGTTGGAGTCCGGCTGGGAGCCAGGCGCAGGCCGGCCTTGCAGAGCCCAGCCTGGAACTTCTGGCACCCTGTGCCCTTCACAAGAGCAGGCGGCAGTGAAGTGACGCGTTTCGCTCCCGGATAAACCTGCCGATGCGGGATGCCGCCGCATCCATGCCCGCCTGGGCGCAGGGCTCGAGGGTACCATGTGTTGTGTGATCCGCGCGTGCGGCCTGAGGCTTCTTCCTGCTCAGACTCTCAGCCCCCCCTGCTGGGCCCCCCTTCCTGTGTTGGGGCTTGGGGTGAGGGGGAGGCCTTCTTGGCGGGAGcctcagagaggaggagggaaggaagggggagaggaaatTGCAGACATAGCTGAAGGCTCTGCCTGAGGCCTGTGGGCCAGTGACCCCCCTCTCTGTCCAGGCTGGAGACCCCCCACTCCCAGTCCTGAGCCTGGGTTCAAGCAGAGGGCAGATCtagatggagaaagggaagacTGGCCCCCATGGGGGTGGGAAAGGACTCCTGGGTGTTTTGTGTATGTGCGCGGAGGCATTTCTGCccatatctgtgtgtgtgcacgtccATTTTCGTGTTGTCTCTGAGCATTTGTGTGGGCATGGGTACGGCTGTGGATAAATCCATACAGCCACTCATCAGCAGATGCTGAGGGCATCTGCCCAGGACCTCCTAGTAATGGGGGTTCGGCCATAAACAGAGCACAAATGTCTGCCCTCATGGAAAGGACATTACAGACATTACATGATAAAGGTAGCCTGGGTGTTAAGGCTCAGAGGGTGGTGGAGAACACCTGGAGGGCACTGGAGGCGAGACCTGAATCCTGCCACTGCGGGatcttggggcggggggggggggggggggggggggggagtgtccGGGCAGGAGTGGGGGCCAGCTCTGAGGCAGGAGTGTCTTGGGGTGCAGTGGAGGGTGCTTGGACTTTACCGTCAGTGTGGTGGGGAACCCTGAGAGTCTCAGGGGAGCGTCACGGCTCCTGATGTACTTTGGAGAGACCCCCGTGGGCGCTCAGTGTAGCATGGGCCACGACAGGGAGAGCAGTGAGTGACTGCGGCCATCTGATCAAACAGCGCCCCGGGGCTTGGCTCGGAAGTccccctggaggaggtgagggcaTCACCTTCAAGCGGTCTTCGGTCTTCAAGATAGGACCTCTGTTGAAGGCTTTCAACAATTCCCGCCTTGGACGTGGACGTGAGGGAAAATGTGGGGGGACGGCTTGATGTTGGGCCTGAACACCTGAGGGCGCTTCTGTGCGGAGCAGGTTTGGGGGCAGAGCTTCAGGCTAGATTGTTAGATACGCGATGTCCCCCACATACCCAGGGGAGGTGGCAGACGGGGGGGAAGCCGCCAGGGGTCTGGGCGGGACGCGCAGTTGAGGGCCCTCAACACCTAAGATGGATTGGACACTCGGGGAGCGGGTGGGATCACCTCTGGGGCCGGGAGGGAAGAGTAAGCCGCCGAAGCCTGAGCTCGGATGCCGCAACCTCGAGGGCTCTCGTGGAGGAGTGGGTGAGAGACgggtgaggtgggaggaggagtCGGCCGGGAGGAGGACAAGGGCGGCCATGCCACACTGAGCGGAGAGGCGAGGGTGAGGCCAGAATCTAGCCACTGGCTGTGGTACCGGTGGGTTTCCACGGGTGCAGCGAGCTGTGGAATGCCTCCCACCCGAGCGGACAGTGGCGCGTGCTGCGGCGGTGCTTCCGCGACCCCCCCCTTGAGGATGCTGTGCCTCCGATTGTGCCTCCCTTGGCACCTGTGTCTTCGTGGGGCTCCACgtgcgtgcccccccccccccgccggacCTATGAGGGCGGCATCGGATCAGGATACGCTCGTGTTAAGCCGTGAGCGTGCTATGCGGACCTCTGGAGATTGCTCCCTGCAGACACAGGTGTCTGTAGCTGGACTGGTGTGTGACTTGTGTATTTGGAGTGGGTCAGGCGTGACTCGGCCCTGGGGAAGCAGGCGGCCAGGCTGGAGCAGAGTGGGGGTTGAGCCGGTTCCTGGGCCCAGAGCGCCGCCTTCCCTAGGCGGGGGTTGCGTGTGGCCAGGCTCGGCTGGGTGGGAGAAGCAGCAGCCTGGCCCTGGAAAGGTTCAAAAGCGGCTGAGGGCTGCTCGGGGCGGCCCCGGGGGATGTGCCCAAAGGCCATCCATCCCCACAGCCCTCGTGCCCTCCTGGCCACCTGCCTATCTGCTTTTCGGCCTGCCTCGCGCTGCCCGCCAGCCTGGCCGCGGGTCTGCCCAGCCGCCTGCTTTCCTGTTGTGCTGCCCGGGTCTCTGCGCATGTATCACGGCCTGGCGTGCCTCCCGTCGGTCCACCTGACTTTCCGCCCTGTCTGCCGGCCTCTGACCTGAGGCCTGCCCGCTTGCGGGCTGCCTCTCCGCTTTCCTGTCAGCCTGTGACACTTGAAATTTGTCACCttgggaggcacagagagtgaTCCTAAGATGAAACACAGGAAagacaggtctttttttttttttcatgtttattttgagagagaaagagagggcacgtgtgtgcacacagaaggggcagagagagggggagagagagaatcccatgcaggctcctcactgttagcacagagcctgacacggggctcgagttCCCggatctgtgagatcataacctgagccgactgaaatcgagagtcggatgcttgactgagccacccaggcgccccaagacaggtCTTGATGGGAGGTCAGGGGACTGAGAGAAACAGACCTCTGGGAAGGATCTCAGGGGGGCTGGCGTTTTCAAAGCCCCACGCGAGACACgaccctgcccccttccccagtgGCCGAGCTGGGGATTGGCCTCAGCAGCTCTATTCCTGACACTGGGGCCTCCCCACTGAGGGGTTCAGGAGCTGATTAGGTCTCAGACGGAGGAGAGAAGGTGACCAACCGATGGCTTCCTCAAACCTGCCCAGCCCTCTGAACACCCTTTAGCCCTGGGACAGCTGCTGGGCAGAGGGCACAGTGGAGTTTGCACAATGAACAGTAACAGTTATGGGTACGAGTGCCCTCCCGGTAGCTGGTACTTGGCGAAGTGCTATGTGCACGTTCACCTTCAGATCCCCCGGTAACCGTGTGTAGTTTGTAGCATGATTCCCATtgtacagaggaggaaagtgaggctcaggtCAAGCACGTGTGTGTGGTCATGTGGCTGTCAGGGGTGGGGTCTGGACGTGAACTTCGGAGCCCAAGCTCCCAACCAGCCTTCCACGGGGCGGTTTTAGGTCACGGTTCTCCACCCAGTCAGGCCCAAAGCCGCCTTTTCACCATATTTTATGTTGCTGCTTTTATGCCCCTGAAACGAAACTTATGGCTAATATACCCACCTCCAcatctaattaaaaatacaacGTAATATAAACGAAAGGTAATGATCTGTGTTTGTGACAGGGTCAATTGCCGGGCAGGTGACAGCTCTGAGGCATTGGGACATTGCGGTGGTGTCACGGAAACGGTGAAGGGCTCTTGGTAAAGTTCTGAACAAGACCGAGTACCGATTTCCTCCACTTTTACACAGGGGTTGTGTTCCCAGAAGATTCAGTGTATGTGTCTGCCAGTCCTTTGTGTTTATGTATAAGAGGGAGTTAGATTCTTGGCTCTGGTCATTGTAAACAACTTTTCACTCATGTGCAGGATGTGGAATCTGCCTGCCTTGTGGGGCTGTCtccgcatcccccccccccaaatgccaGCAGCACCCCTGTCATTCTGATAAGCTCCCCCCAACTCCCTCGCCCCCACACAGATGCACAGCAAGGagtcctgccctcatggagctcagcGTTTGAGGAGGGAAGACAGATATAACTAATAATCCGATACAGGATCTGATACGAGGCTGTGATAAGCCCAGTGGAGAAACACAGAGCAGGGTGAGGGGTTAGAGAAGGCCACATGTTCAGGAacagcctctctgaggaggtgacattttgaGCAGAGGGAAGCCAGGGAAGGGGCCATGTAAGTATCTGGGGCAAGAGGCTTCCAGAAGTAATAGCCtatacaaaggccctgaggtggaaccGTCCTTTGGGatcagcaaggagcccagtgtGGCTGGCACAGGgagtgaggaggggtggggggcccaCAAGTTAGAGGGAGGCCAGGCGTAGAGCCCTGTGGTGTGGAGCTAAGACACAGACAGACATCTGGATGTTATCCTGCATGGGATGGAAGCCATCAGAGGTGTCagcaggagggggacaaaatcgGACTTCCCAAAGGCTCATTCTGGCTGCCGTGTGGCCCTTGGGCTGTTGTAGGGGCAGGGTGGGAGCGGGGAGAGCAGGAAGCaacaggaggggctgggagaagtggtcagattctgccTGGCTGGTGACAGGATTAGCAGTGGGTTAGGACTGCAGGAGGGGCAAGAAGTCAAGGCAAGGCTGGTTTTGGAACCtgagcaactgagccaccgagactccattccctcctttccccacctcaGAGAGCTGGGCAGCTCCAGTCTGCCTTCCCTGATACGCTGGAGACTGCGAGGTAGCTAAAGCTGATAGAAACTTCTCAGTTCTTGTTGGACTTCTCAGGAGCAGAGGAGGCTGTTGAtcgccatcccccccccccccccacctttctggTACCTTCCCCTTCCGTGGCTTCCAGGGCTCACAATAAAAACGGAGGAGCCATCTGATAAGTTTAGATCAACGAACCAACAGTTCTGGTGTGCGAGCTGCACGCCAAGCCAGTTCTAGGTGCGGGGGACACGCTAGTCAGCAAAACAGAGTCCCTGCCTGTGTCGGTGAGTGGAAAGCCTGACCCATGCGTGTGCGCAGGAGACACCTGTTCACGGAACTGAGGCTGATCAGGTGGGGGGACAGAAAGGAGGCGGACATGGGGACGAGGCCCAGGCGCGGCCGCCGGCAGAGCCAGAGTGCGGCAATGGCGCGCTGGGGGCGGGCGTGTCTTCTGGCCGAGCATCCGGACAGGACAGCTCGACAGCCAAGTTATGGGTCAGGTGAGACGGGGGAAATGTGTGTAGACTTGGGAGTGACCAGGGAGGTGGGGGCCACTGGGCTGCCGGGTGGGCGTGGTGGAGGGTAGGGGCGAGGGGCCGGAGGCGGCTCTGAGTACCTGCAGAGACCCAGGGCCTTCTCACTCTTGCCGTGTGGATGCTTGACTGGGAGGGGGCTCCTCGGCGTGGAGCTCTGCTCCTCTTGTGTGCGGGTTCCCCAACATAGAAATGCGTCTTCCGGGGCACTGTGGTGTGCCGAGGGAGGGGCCGGCCTACCTCCAGCGTCACCGCTCCGTGCTCCATCCGCAAAGTCTAAATtcagacaaaggaaggaaggaaagaagaaaggaaggaaggaagccccGTGGCTTCCTATGGAAGGGAGCGAGGGGGGAGGGCAGTGCAGGAAAAGGCCTGCCTGGCCCTTCTTACCCCAGTTGCCCTGGACGGGCCTGTGGGCGCATGGGCAGTCTGGCTGGCCAGGTCCCCCCGACCCCAGATGGTCGCTCCCACATCACTACTCTGTGAGCCGCGGCCGCTCCGGGCTGCCTCCTGCCTGC
This Lynx canadensis isolate LIC74 chromosome C1, mLynCan4.pri.v2, whole genome shotgun sequence DNA region includes the following protein-coding sequences:
- the EVA1B gene encoding protein eva-1 homolog B, with protein sequence MDAPRRDMELLSNSLAAYAHIRANPESFGLYFVLGVCFGLLLTLCLLVISISCAPRPRPRAPAPRRDPRSSTLEPEDDDEDEEDTVTRLGPDDTLPGPELSAEPDGPLSVNVFTSAEELERAQRLEERERILREIWRTGQPDLLGTGTLGPSSTATGTLGRMHYY